The Zingiber officinale cultivar Zhangliang chromosome 10A, Zo_v1.1, whole genome shotgun sequence genome contains a region encoding:
- the LOC122027874 gene encoding very-long-chain enoyl-CoA reductase-like isoform X2 — protein MKVKKYYPSRQRLTLPLQAGCKGKPVVLIPKKKLADYCDGNANNLTVVFKDLGVQVSYSTLFFWEYLGPLVIYPVFYYFPVYKYFGYEGERTIYPVQTYALYYWCFHYFKRILETFFVHRFSHATSPLSHVFRNCAYYWTFGAYIAYHVNHPLYTPVGDFQIKIGFTFGLICQLANFYCHLILRNLRSPDGNGGYQIPRGFLFNIVTCANYTTEIYQWLGFNMATQTIPGCVFLVVATLIMTNWALAKHRRLKKLFDGKEGRPRYPRRWVILPPFM, from the exons ATGAAAG TTAAAAAATATTATCCTTCAAGACAACGCCTTACCCTTCCCCTGCAAGCTGGATGTAAAGGAAAACCAGTGGTGCTTATCCCAAAGAAAAAATTAGCAGACTATTGCGATGGGAATGCGAACAACCTAACTGTTGTTTTCAAGGATTTAGGTGTTCAAGTTTCTTACAGCACTCTTTTCTTCTGGGAGTATTTGGGTCCTTTAGTTATCTATCCAGTTTTCTACTACTTTCCAGTGTACAAGTACTTCGGTTATGAGGGTGAACGTACTATTTACCCAGTCCAGACATATGCGTTGTACTATTGGTGCTTCCATTATTTCAAGCGTATTCTGGAGACTTTCTTTGTTCATAGATTCAGTCATGCAACTTCACCTCTCTCCCATGTATTCAGAAACTGTGCCTATTACTGGACTTTCGGAGCATACATTGCTTACCATGTGAATCACCCACTGTATACACCTGTTGGTGATTTTCAAATAAAGATTGGATTCACATTTGGGTTGATTTGCCAGCTCGCAAACTTCTACTGTCATCTCATCTTGAGGAACCTCAGAAGCCCTGATGGTAATGGTGGTTACCAGATTCCTCGTGGGTTTTTGTTCAACATAGTGACTTGTGCAAACTACACCACAGAGATCTATCAATGGCTTGGTTTCAATATGGCTACTCAAACAATACCAGGTTGTGTGTTCCTTGTAGTGGCTACTCTCATTATGACTAACTGGGCCCTTGCAAAGCACCGGCGACTCAAGAAG TTGTTTGATGGAAAAGAGGGGAGACCTAGGTATCCACGACGATGGGTGATACTCCCTCCGTTCATGTAA